One genomic window of Gracilinema caldarium DSM 7334 includes the following:
- a CDS encoding pyridoxamine 5'-phosphate oxidase family protein, with translation MESAEFIGKIERLISASKVGLLTTVDAEGYPHNRWMTPTMIKDRPNFIYAITAPNSRKAEQIRNHSQVEWTFQSTVLNEVISVKGRAVLVGDPELKSEVMEAIGPHLQIFWKVNEDSRNVVVIETEIEAVSCFYPMKNERFYREVK, from the coding sequence ATGGAATCTGCAGAATTTATCGGTAAAATAGAGCGGCTCATCTCAGCATCAAAGGTAGGGCTCTTAACCACTGTAGATGCCGAAGGCTATCCTCACAACCGCTGGATGACACCGACTATGATTAAAGATAGGCCCAATTTTATCTACGCAATCACCGCACCAAATTCCCGAAAGGCTGAACAGATTCGAAACCACAGTCAGGTAGAATGGACCTTTCAGAGTACAGTTCTGAATGAAGTAATATCCGTAAAAGGTCGGGCTGTACTTGTCGGTGACCCGGAATTAAAGTCGGAAGTAATGGAAGCCATAGGTCCTCATTTACAGATTTTCTGGAAAGTTAATGAAGATTCAAGGAATGTGGTGGTCATAGAGACTGAAATAGAAGCGGTCTCCTGTTTCTATCCGATGAAAAATGAACGGTTTTACCGGGAGGTAAAATAA
- the rplT gene encoding 50S ribosomal protein L20, whose protein sequence is MSRAVDGTRRKDHRKKILKLAKGYWGRRHSNYKVAKDAVTKGLFYAYRDRRDRKGDFRRLWIIRINAACREEGLSYSRLIDGLTKAGVAIDRKALANLAIQDKVAFKAVIEKAKASLGA, encoded by the coding sequence ATGTCAAGAGCAGTAGACGGTACCAGAAGAAAGGACCATCGTAAAAAAATTCTCAAGTTGGCGAAAGGCTATTGGGGCCGCCGCCACTCAAACTATAAGGTTGCAAAGGATGCGGTTACCAAAGGCCTTTTTTATGCCTATCGTGATCGCCGGGACCGGAAAGGTGATTTCCGTCGGCTCTGGATCATCCGTATAAATGCAGCCTGCCGCGAAGAAGGCCTTTCCTATTCCCGCCTGATCGATGGTTTAACCAAGGCCGGTGTTGCCATTGATCGGAAAGCTCTCGCTAACCTGGCAATCCAGGACAAGGTTGCTTTCAAGGCTGTCATTGAAAAAGCAAAGGCATCCCTAGGAGCATAA
- a CDS encoding cell division protein ZapA, which translates to MPKEGLRIDILGTSFTIRADEDPLYLNALLSKFQTVVDSVQRNTGLTDPLKSAIVAGIMLCDELEKQQRKMNSTSLQGKQESKEVEQLLLDLITRIDSSLQQKHEQ; encoded by the coding sequence ATGCCGAAGGAGGGATTACGGATCGATATCCTCGGCACGTCCTTCACCATAAGGGCTGATGAGGATCCGCTCTATCTCAATGCCCTCCTCTCTAAATTTCAGACCGTTGTGGATTCAGTTCAAAGAAATACGGGCCTTACGGATCCCCTCAAATCTGCTATTGTCGCTGGTATTATGCTCTGCGATGAGCTTGAAAAACAGCAACGTAAAATGAATAGTACTTCATTACAGGGAAAGCAGGAGTCTAAAGAAGTAGAACAGCTTCTTCTAGATCTTATCACCCGAATAGACTCTAGTTTACAACAAAAACATGAACAATAA
- a CDS encoding cell division protein ZapB, translated as MITLEQVKLLETKVSKAIDTIQHLTEENRLLREKLEGYQNRINELEVFIQRFKDDQNKIEAGIISALDRLNKFEDILELELQVKQNNDSSKNPSVSPVVGSAVSNQPSSNSSSPEHITVQNTALDPNSDEAILAILEQEEKARQNTAAPHSISGNYNSTAGIVTNQTASGAELDIF; from the coding sequence ATGATAACCCTCGAGCAAGTGAAACTGCTGGAAACCAAAGTTTCAAAAGCTATAGACACCATTCAGCATCTAACTGAAGAAAACAGGCTGTTGCGGGAGAAACTGGAAGGGTACCAGAACAGGATCAATGAGCTCGAGGTGTTCATCCAACGATTTAAAGATGATCAAAACAAAATTGAAGCTGGCATTATTTCCGCGTTAGATAGGCTTAATAAATTCGAAGATATACTCGAATTGGAATTACAGGTAAAGCAAAACAACGATTCCTCAAAAAATCCTTCCGTATCGCCTGTAGTTGGATCAGCAGTTTCAAATCAACCCAGCAGCAACAGTTCATCACCTGAACATATTACGGTTCAGAATACAGCTCTAGATCCAAATTCTGATGAAGCAATATTAGCCATCCTGGAACAGGAAGAAAAAGCTCGTCAGAACACCGCGGCTCCACATTCGATTTCTGGAAACTACAATTCAACTGCAGGAATCGTAACCAATCAAACAGCCTCAGGGGCTGAGCTGGATATTTTTTAA
- a CDS encoding GAF and HD-GYP domain-containing protein — translation MKGRTNLESIIRLDSELNQIQDLDLLLERILLEARRVVHADAGSIYVKDGDKLAIKYSQNDTLQKALPPGQKLIYSVFTIPINDKTLSGYCAQTKEILNVKDVYNIPTDSPFSYNTQYDKISGYKTTSMLTVPLKTAENKLLGVIQVINAKDESGSIIPFSQEDELLISHFAVNATVALQRAYMTRAMILRMIKMSELRDPKETGAHVNRVAGYAVELYDRWAYHHKIPELERDKFRDTLKIAAMLHDVGKVAISDIILKKPAKFTPEEYAIMQGHTYFGARLFDDIQSPLDVIASEIALTHHENWDGSGYPGWIDPFTLKPIKTDSEGKPLGRKGTEIPLGGRIVAIADVFDALSSRRVYKEAWEEQAVYNEIRKQSGIKFDPELVAMFFEILPNIKQIRDMYPEPAE, via the coding sequence ATGAAAGGGCGGACAAACCTCGAATCTATTATACGGCTCGATTCAGAACTGAACCAGATCCAGGATCTGGACCTGCTTCTTGAGCGGATTCTCCTCGAAGCCCGCCGGGTTGTCCATGCAGATGCAGGATCTATTTATGTAAAGGATGGGGACAAACTTGCTATAAAGTATTCTCAGAATGATACTCTTCAAAAGGCTCTACCGCCAGGGCAAAAGCTTATTTACTCTGTCTTTACTATTCCGATAAATGATAAAACTTTGTCTGGTTATTGTGCGCAAACCAAAGAAATCCTGAATGTAAAGGATGTGTATAATATTCCCACAGATTCTCCGTTTTCGTATAACACCCAATACGACAAAATTTCCGGTTATAAAACAACCAGTATGCTAACGGTACCTCTCAAAACAGCAGAAAATAAACTGCTTGGGGTGATTCAGGTTATCAATGCTAAGGATGAATCGGGATCGATTATTCCATTTTCTCAGGAAGATGAATTACTGATATCTCATTTTGCGGTCAATGCTACTGTAGCTTTGCAACGGGCCTATATGACCCGGGCTATGATACTGAGAATGATTAAAATGTCTGAACTTCGAGACCCTAAAGAAACCGGTGCTCATGTTAACCGGGTTGCAGGCTATGCGGTAGAACTCTATGATCGCTGGGCTTATCATCATAAAATTCCTGAACTTGAACGTGATAAATTCCGGGACACGTTAAAAATTGCTGCCATGCTCCATGACGTAGGAAAGGTTGCAATATCGGATATTATCTTGAAGAAACCTGCAAAGTTTACACCTGAAGAATATGCCATCATGCAAGGTCATACCTATTTTGGAGCCCGCCTTTTTGATGATATCCAATCTCCCTTGGATGTAATCGCCTCAGAAATTGCTTTGACTCATCATGAAAACTGGGATGGATCTGGTTATCCCGGCTGGATCGATCCTTTTACCCTTAAACCAATTAAAACTGATAGTGAAGGCAAACCATTAGGACGAAAAGGTACTGAAATACCCTTGGGTGGACGCATTGTAGCCATAGCTGACGTATTCGATGCCCTTTCTTCCCGACGGGTATATAAAGAAGCGTGGGAAGAACAGGCGGTTTATAATGAGATCCGTAAGCAGTCGGGGATTAAATTTGATCCAGAACTTGTAGCAATGTTTTTTGAAATTCTACCTAATATTAAACAGATCCGGGATATGTATCCTGAGCCTGCCGAATAA
- a CDS encoding YaiI/YqxD family protein produces MKILVDADSCPKSTRETIIRALKRTGIQGIFTANRPIPGIPSDGICKMELCKTYHGAADDRIVELAEPGDLVITRDIPLASRLVEAHISVLDDRGRLYTKENIRERLSLRDFMVGLAEQGLGPERIANYGKKELKAFADGFDRELQRLIRQAQDTYPGSV; encoded by the coding sequence ATGAAAATTCTTGTCGATGCTGATTCTTGCCCAAAATCAACAAGAGAGACTATTATTCGAGCTTTGAAACGGACAGGAATTCAAGGAATATTTACAGCTAACCGTCCTATTCCCGGGATTCCCTCTGATGGAATCTGTAAAATGGAGTTGTGTAAAACCTACCATGGGGCCGCAGATGACCGTATTGTAGAGCTCGCAGAGCCGGGAGATCTTGTTATCACACGAGATATTCCTCTTGCGAGCAGGCTCGTAGAAGCCCATATTTCGGTTCTCGATGATAGAGGGCGGCTTTACACTAAGGAAAACATTAGAGAACGGCTCTCACTACGGGATTTTATGGTAGGTCTTGCTGAACAGGGTTTAGGTCCTGAACGAATTGCCAATTATGGGAAAAAAGAATTAAAGGCCTTTGCCGATGGATTTGATCGGGAGCTTCAACGGCTTATTCGGCAGGCTCAGGATACATATCCCGGATCTGTTTAA
- a CDS encoding dihydrolipoamide acetyltransferase family protein: MAVPVPMLALSPTMTEGTIATWKIKEGDEVKRGAVLCEVETDKAVMDYEAGSQGTLLKIVAPAGSSVKVGDLIAVIGTQGEDISAILNQAASQSTAPAADGNPASPLPGPQVPKAPQAAQPQAAQPQAAKPQAAQPQAAAPFLPGGVAPSSPLARKLAQQAGIDLRSLTGSGPGGRIVKRDIIRYLESPASRSDALFGADSHTQNRASYGAQTAEARTLPVSRLRQTIARRLGESMRDAPHFYLRMAIDMEHLINLRTSYNQARKDGFTISLNAIFMKLTAMALAKHPQVNSSWLGDRIQIHAQVDMALAVALEDGLVAPVVRDCAHKGIEEIERELRDLIARAKEGSLKPEDYEGATFTISNLGAWGVEEFTAIINPPGSAILALGAIKKEVVVHTDSQGQDSMVIRPMMRATLSSDHRTIDGAVAAAFMKDLAAIWEDPAKALF, encoded by the coding sequence ATGGCAGTACCTGTTCCTATGTTAGCCCTTTCACCTACCATGACCGAAGGAACCATTGCGACCTGGAAGATTAAAGAAGGGGATGAAGTGAAACGCGGAGCGGTGCTCTGCGAAGTCGAAACCGATAAGGCGGTTATGGACTATGAAGCTGGTTCCCAGGGTACGCTGCTTAAAATTGTAGCCCCCGCAGGGAGTTCTGTAAAAGTTGGGGATCTCATTGCGGTGATTGGAACTCAGGGCGAGGATATTTCAGCTATCCTGAACCAGGCCGCTTCGCAGAGCACCGCTCCGGCAGCAGATGGAAATCCCGCATCACCGCTTCCGGGGCCGCAAGTGCCAAAAGCGCCTCAGGCAGCACAACCTCAGGCAGCACAACCTCAGGCAGCAAAACCTCAGGCAGCACAACCTCAGGCAGCCGCCCCATTCCTGCCAGGCGGAGTAGCCCCATCATCCCCCTTAGCACGAAAACTTGCCCAACAGGCAGGCATTGATTTGCGGTCCCTGACTGGATCTGGTCCCGGTGGCCGTATTGTAAAGCGGGATATTATTCGATATTTAGAAAGTCCTGCTTCCCGATCTGATGCTTTGTTTGGAGCCGACTCTCATACTCAAAATCGTGCATCCTATGGAGCGCAAACTGCGGAAGCTAGAACCTTACCCGTTTCCCGGCTCAGGCAAACCATTGCCCGCAGGCTGGGGGAATCTATGCGGGATGCGCCCCATTTTTACTTGCGTATGGCCATCGATATGGAGCATCTCATCAATCTGAGGACTTCCTATAACCAGGCGCGCAAGGATGGTTTTACGATCTCATTGAACGCGATCTTCATGAAACTCACTGCCATGGCACTTGCTAAACATCCTCAGGTTAACAGCAGCTGGCTGGGGGATCGGATCCAGATCCATGCACAGGTCGATATGGCTCTTGCGGTAGCGCTGGAAGATGGCCTTGTTGCTCCGGTGGTTCGGGATTGTGCCCATAAGGGTATCGAAGAAATAGAACGGGAATTGCGGGATCTCATTGCCCGAGCTAAGGAAGGCAGCCTTAAACCTGAAGATTATGAAGGGGCTACCTTCACCATTTCCAATCTGGGTGCTTGGGGTGTAGAGGAATTTACTGCTATTATCAATCCCCCCGGTTCGGCGATACTCGCCTTAGGGGCTATTAAAAAGGAAGTGGTGGTACATACCGATTCCCAGGGGCAGGACAGTATGGTAATTCGACCCATGATGCGGGCAACCCTCTCAAGTGATCATAGGACTATAGATGGGGCTGTCGCAGCAGCCTTTATGAAAGATCTCGCTGCAATCTGGGAAGATCCGGCAAAAGCCTTGTTTTAA
- the manA gene encoding mannose-6-phosphate isomerase, class I gives MNNKKKPNFYLLKNPIQRYAWGSKHWIQDLLDLSEQDRQGPMAELWMGAHSRSPSIAFTDETEQPLDKLIQEHPVHFLGDTIAHDFSSLPYLFKILAAASPLSIQAHPDKQQAEQGFAREAKAGIPLSAENRNYKDSNHKPEIICAISPFTAMCGFRTQAEIAELLSLLDVTELEQSLVAIQQIDRKEAYRDFLLSLFLLPQQTRERITKHIQAKLPKLEQKHPRYAKEWELINLFCTLYPGDSAIISPLYLNVLSLNPGEAIFLPAGVLHAYIHGFGVELMANSDNVLRGGLTPKHIDIKELLNIIRFESFKPAVLSAQKTQQGYHIYPSQVREFSLFHVAVTMDKAQQLMPGTPIILIVLDGCVSIGTEQEKKTLQKGMSVFLPAEREQLILEGSAHIFGATTGEGTR, from the coding sequence ATGAACAATAAAAAGAAGCCAAACTTTTATCTACTCAAAAACCCGATACAGCGGTATGCCTGGGGATCAAAACATTGGATTCAGGATCTTCTTGATTTATCAGAACAGGACCGGCAAGGTCCTATGGCAGAACTCTGGATGGGGGCCCATTCACGATCCCCATCTATTGCTTTTACAGATGAAACTGAGCAACCCCTCGACAAGCTCATACAGGAACATCCTGTACATTTTCTTGGTGATACAATAGCCCATGATTTTTCATCTCTACCCTATCTTTTTAAGATTCTAGCAGCAGCTTCTCCCCTTTCCATTCAAGCCCACCCTGATAAACAACAAGCAGAGCAGGGTTTTGCACGGGAAGCTAAGGCCGGAATCCCGCTCTCTGCAGAAAATCGAAATTATAAAGATTCAAATCATAAACCTGAAATTATCTGTGCTATAAGCCCCTTCACTGCCATGTGTGGTTTTCGTACACAGGCTGAAATTGCAGAATTGCTTTCCTTATTAGATGTGACAGAACTAGAACAGAGTCTTGTGGCTATTCAGCAAATAGATAGAAAAGAAGCCTATCGGGATTTTTTACTCAGTCTTTTTTTACTACCTCAGCAAACTCGAGAGCGTATTACCAAACACATCCAGGCTAAATTACCCAAACTCGAACAAAAACATCCTCGTTATGCAAAGGAGTGGGAACTTATTAACCTATTCTGTACTCTCTATCCTGGTGACAGTGCTATCATCTCACCATTATATCTAAATGTTCTTTCTCTGAATCCTGGGGAGGCGATCTTTTTACCTGCGGGGGTTTTACATGCTTATATTCATGGGTTTGGGGTAGAGCTTATGGCAAACTCTGATAATGTATTGCGGGGAGGCCTTACCCCAAAGCATATTGATATAAAAGAACTCTTAAACATCATACGATTTGAATCTTTTAAACCTGCGGTTCTTTCAGCTCAGAAAACCCAACAGGGTTATCATATATATCCCAGCCAGGTACGAGAATTTTCATTATTTCACGTTGCTGTGACTATGGATAAAGCACAACAACTCATGCCAGGGACACCAATTATCCTTATTGTCCTAGATGGGTGTGTCAGTATCGGGACCGAACAAGAAAAGAAGACACTACAAAAAGGGATGAGTGTGTTTTTACCGGCAGAACGTGAGCAGCTCATTCTTGAAGGCTCTGCACATATTTTTGGAGCCACAACTGGTGAAGGGACAAGGTAA
- the infC gene encoding translation initiation factor IF-3, protein MADKDLRINEQIRVREVRLISDDGEQQGIVPTLEALRMAKEQGLDLVEVAPNANPPVCKILNYGKFKFENEKKVRDSKKKQKLLKIKEIRMQPKIDDHDLDFKSKHIREFLAEGNKVKVTVRFRGRELAHTELGLDVLKDVLQRIEGEYVMDKPPSMEGRFMSMVLSPKSKK, encoded by the coding sequence TTGGCAGATAAGGATTTGCGGATCAATGAACAGATCCGGGTACGTGAGGTTCGGCTCATCAGTGACGATGGGGAACAGCAGGGTATTGTTCCTACATTAGAAGCGCTCCGGATGGCCAAAGAACAGGGTTTAGATCTGGTAGAGGTAGCACCAAACGCTAATCCACCGGTTTGTAAAATTCTGAACTATGGCAAGTTCAAATTCGAAAATGAAAAAAAGGTTCGGGATTCTAAAAAGAAGCAAAAGCTTCTTAAAATAAAAGAAATCCGGATGCAGCCCAAGATCGATGATCACGATCTGGATTTCAAGTCGAAACACATTCGCGAATTCCTAGCTGAAGGCAATAAGGTCAAAGTTACCGTTCGATTTCGTGGACGGGAACTTGCCCATACTGAACTCGGACTTGACGTCCTTAAGGACGTATTACAACGGATAGAAGGGGAATATGTCATGGATAAACCACCCTCAATGGAAGGTCGTTTTATGTCCATGGTTTTAAGCCCTAAATCCAAGAAATAA
- the pdhA gene encoding pyruvate dehydrogenase (acetyl-transferring) E1 component subunit alpha encodes MELSKEQKKKILFDMMFIRRFEEEAGKMYGLRKIGGFCHLYNGQEAVAVGTVASLDLSKDYILTGYRDHGFALACGMDPKAVMAELFGKITGSSRGKGGSMHLFDEQKHFLGGNGIVGAQIPIATGVAFAQKYQETGGVTAVFFGDGAIHQGAFHESLNMAKIWNLPVIYACENNQFGMGTSFKRVSSVEEFSVMGASYGIQGRKVDGMDVLEVFTAFSEAVESARQGLPVLLDIRTYRYKGHSMSDPQKYRTKEEVESYRKHDPILIYQDRLLADKVIKESDVEALENEIEGLVAEAVAFAESSPEPALPTLFEDVYADSYPLEQLRQGGSSWL; translated from the coding sequence ATGGAACTTTCAAAGGAACAAAAGAAAAAAATCCTCTTTGATATGATGTTTATTCGCCGTTTCGAAGAAGAGGCTGGCAAAATGTACGGGCTTCGTAAGATCGGTGGCTTCTGCCATTTATATAATGGTCAAGAAGCGGTCGCCGTTGGAACAGTTGCCTCCTTGGATTTATCCAAGGATTATATTCTGACCGGTTATCGAGATCATGGCTTTGCCCTTGCCTGTGGTATGGATCCCAAAGCGGTTATGGCAGAACTTTTTGGTAAAATTACCGGTTCTTCCCGAGGAAAGGGGGGATCCATGCATCTGTTTGATGAGCAGAAACATTTTCTGGGTGGTAATGGCATTGTGGGAGCCCAGATTCCCATAGCTACCGGTGTAGCCTTTGCCCAGAAATACCAGGAAACAGGCGGTGTTACCGCGGTGTTTTTTGGAGATGGGGCCATTCATCAGGGTGCCTTTCATGAAAGTCTCAATATGGCAAAAATCTGGAATCTGCCGGTTATTTATGCCTGTGAGAATAATCAGTTTGGTATGGGCACTAGTTTTAAACGAGTGTCTTCTGTCGAAGAATTTTCGGTAATGGGTGCCAGTTATGGGATCCAGGGCCGTAAGGTTGATGGAATGGATGTCCTTGAGGTTTTCACCGCCTTTTCAGAGGCTGTTGAGTCGGCCCGGCAGGGCTTACCGGTTCTGCTCGATATACGTACCTACCGTTATAAGGGCCACTCTATGAGTGATCCCCAGAAATACCGCACCAAGGAAGAAGTTGAATCATACCGGAAACATGATCCGATCCTGATTTATCAGGACCGTCTATTAGCGGATAAAGTTATTAAAGAGTCCGATGTGGAAGCTTTGGAAAACGAAATAGAAGGGTTGGTTGCTGAGGCGGTCGCCTTTGCCGAATCCAGTCCTGAACCCGCATTACCAACCCTTTTTGAGGATGTGTATGCCGATTCCTATCCTCTGGAACAGCTTCGGCAGGGAGGAAGTTCATGGCTATAA
- the lpdA gene encoding dihydrolipoyl dehydrogenase — MQFDYDILFIGAGPAGYVGAIRASQLGLKTAVVERDKLGGVCLNIGCIPSKALIEQATRYSVLEELAKVGVTYDTTGFDYSKVQAFSRTAAEKLSKGVDFLLKKNKVDIISGTASFIDKNTLSITDGEGKEYKKVSAYAIVIATGSRPRLIPGFEFDETKVISSTGALMMKDLPQRLIILGAGAIGMEFAYIMNSFGVEVTMVEMLDRILPMEDADVSSAVKAVFEKRGVRFYTGMKAVRLEKTDSGGLRLIIEPAQIEGSPQQQEKDRAILEGDRLLVSTGRSPNTENLGLDKLGIQLDRGYIQVHDYYETDAQGLYAVGDIVAGEAQLAHVASAQAEVVAERVAYVLGKGPNPHLSRIDKHFVPQAVYCEPQNASFGFKEAELQKQGLHYKSSTFPFRAIGKAVATGHPEGFVKLLTDPATGEILGASVLGSGATDLIHELLLASQNELTAEEVAAMIHAHPTLAEGVKEGALSALDRAIHL, encoded by the coding sequence ATGCAATTTGATTATGACATCTTGTTTATTGGGGCTGGCCCCGCTGGCTATGTAGGGGCTATTCGGGCAAGCCAACTGGGTTTAAAAACTGCCGTGGTAGAACGGGATAAGCTCGGCGGGGTATGTCTTAATATTGGTTGTATCCCTTCCAAAGCACTCATTGAACAGGCGACCCGCTATTCGGTTTTAGAGGAACTTGCCAAGGTCGGTGTTACCTATGATACGACCGGTTTTGACTATAGCAAAGTTCAGGCCTTTAGTCGTACCGCCGCGGAAAAGCTTTCTAAGGGGGTAGATTTCCTTCTTAAAAAGAATAAGGTCGATATCATTTCGGGTACCGCATCCTTTATAGATAAAAACACCCTTTCCATAACCGATGGGGAGGGTAAAGAATATAAAAAGGTGTCTGCCTATGCAATTGTTATTGCCACCGGTTCCCGTCCCCGCCTCATTCCAGGTTTTGAGTTTGATGAAACGAAAGTGATTTCATCGACCGGAGCCCTTATGATGAAAGACCTGCCTCAACGGCTCATCATTCTTGGGGCTGGAGCTATTGGGATGGAATTTGCCTATATCATGAACAGCTTTGGTGTGGAGGTTACGATGGTAGAAATGCTTGATCGTATCCTTCCCATGGAGGATGCTGATGTATCTTCAGCGGTAAAGGCGGTCTTTGAAAAACGGGGTGTCCGTTTTTATACGGGCATGAAAGCGGTCAGGCTGGAAAAAACAGATTCGGGCGGTTTACGTTTAATCATAGAACCAGCTCAGATAGAGGGATCTCCGCAGCAGCAAGAAAAAGATCGGGCCATCCTTGAAGGAGACCGGCTCCTCGTTTCCACCGGAAGAAGTCCAAATACAGAAAACCTTGGTCTAGATAAACTGGGGATACAACTCGACCGGGGATATATACAGGTTCACGATTATTATGAAACCGATGCCCAGGGGCTTTATGCGGTGGGTGATATTGTGGCCGGGGAAGCCCAGCTAGCCCATGTAGCCTCAGCCCAGGCGGAAGTGGTGGCAGAACGGGTAGCCTATGTACTGGGAAAAGGACCCAATCCCCATCTCTCCAGGATTGACAAGCATTTTGTACCCCAGGCTGTATACTGTGAACCCCAGAATGCATCCTTCGGTTTTAAGGAAGCAGAACTTCAGAAACAGGGTCTGCATTATAAAAGTTCAACCTTTCCCTTCCGTGCGATCGGCAAAGCTGTGGCAACGGGGCACCCTGAGGGCTTTGTAAAACTGTTAACCGATCCGGCTACCGGAGAAATCCTTGGGGCTTCGGTTCTTGGCAGCGGAGCTACCGACTTAATCCATGAACTGCTTCTGGCAAGCCAAAATGAGCTCACAGCGGAAGAAGTGGCAGCGATGATTCATGCCCATCCTACCCTGGCGGAGGGAGTGAAGGAGGGTGCCCTTTCAGCCCTGGATCGGGCGATACATCTGTAG
- the rpmI gene encoding 50S ribosomal protein L35: MPKMKTKKSAAKRYSFTGSGKVKYKKQNLRHILTKKTSKRKRNLRHAGILSSDNVPVIKKKLLPYG, from the coding sequence ATGCCGAAGATGAAAACCAAGAAAAGCGCAGCCAAGCGCTATTCGTTTACCGGATCTGGTAAGGTTAAATACAAGAAACAGAACCTTCGCCACATCCTGACTAAGAAAACGAGCAAGCGGAAGCGGAATCTCCGCCATGCCGGTATTTTGTCCAGTGACAATGTTCCGGTGATCAAGAAGAAGTTATTACCTTACGGTTAA
- a CDS encoding pyruvate dehydrogenase complex E1 component subunit beta, whose translation MAIITYREALNRALDEEMVRDPSVFLMGEEVAEYDGAYKVSKGLLAKYGPKRVIDTPITELGFTGIGVGAAQVGLRPVIEWMTHNFALLALDQVVNNAAKMRYMSGGRFKMPIVFRGPNGPAEYLAAQHSQSFASYWAHIPGLKVVAPAFPADAYGLLKSAIRDDDPVVVLEAEMLYGTSGEVPDEEYLIPIGKANILRTGTDVSLISFSKPVRYCLDAALELEKEGISAEIIDMRSLRPLDMETVYHSIEKTNRAVVVDEAWPVASVGSYIAYTISRDRFDILDAPVELVSSHDVPMPYNHQLELEVQPGVQKIKSAVKRVLYLE comes from the coding sequence ATGGCTATAATAACCTATCGCGAAGCCTTAAATCGGGCATTGGATGAAGAAATGGTCCGGGATCCCTCGGTATTTCTGATGGGGGAAGAGGTTGCTGAATATGATGGGGCTTACAAGGTTTCTAAGGGCTTGCTTGCCAAATATGGACCAAAACGGGTAATCGATACCCCCATAACTGAACTGGGTTTTACTGGCATTGGTGTAGGTGCTGCCCAGGTAGGATTACGGCCCGTTATAGAATGGATGACCCATAACTTTGCCCTCTTAGCCCTTGATCAGGTGGTCAATAACGCAGCAAAAATGAGATATATGTCCGGTGGCCGGTTTAAGATGCCTATTGTATTCCGGGGGCCCAACGGCCCTGCAGAATATCTGGCAGCCCAGCACTCCCAGTCCTTCGCAAGCTACTGGGCTCATATACCGGGGCTCAAGGTAGTTGCCCCTGCATTCCCCGCCGATGCCTATGGACTGCTGAAGAGTGCCATTCGGGATGATGACCCTGTGGTGGTTCTCGAAGCAGAGATGCTCTATGGTACTAGTGGTGAAGTTCCCGATGAAGAGTACCTCATCCCCATTGGCAAAGCTAATATCCTTCGAACCGGTACCGATGTGAGCCTTATCAGCTTTTCTAAGCCTGTGCGCTACTGTCTGGATGCCGCTTTAGAACTGGAAAAAGAGGGCATTTCCGCTGAGATTATCGATATGCGAAGCCTCAGACCCCTTGATATGGAAACAGTCTATCATTCAATAGAAAAGACAAACCGGGCTGTAGTGGTGGATGAAGCCTGGCCAGTGGCCAGTGTAGGCAGTTACATCGCTTATACCATTTCCCGAGATCGCTTCGATATATTAGATGCACCAGTAGAACTGGTTTCCTCCCATGATGTGCCCATGCCTTATAACCATCAGTTAGAACTGGAAGTGCAACCGGGTGTTCAAAAAATTAAGAGCGCGGTAAAACGCGTCCTCTATCTGGAGTAA